One window of Waddliaceae bacterium genomic DNA carries:
- a CDS encoding 30S ribosomal protein S20 has product MATKEAPKKVKRPTAQKRMLQNEKRRLINKTFKTRVRSAMREFEESLTSNDPAVIEEKLNNVYSFMDKGVKRNIFTSNKASRTKARATAKASKS; this is encoded by the coding sequence ATGGCAACAAAAGAAGCACCGAAAAAAGTAAAGCGTCCTACAGCGCAGAAACGTATGCTACAGAATGAGAAGCGTCGCCTTATCAACAAGACCTTCAAGACTCGTGTCCGCTCGGCGATGCGCGAATTCGAAGAAAGCCTTACAAGCAACGACCCTGCTGTCATCGAAGAGAAGCTCAACAACGTTTATAGCTTTATGGATAAAGGCGTTAAGCGCAACATCTTCACTAGCAACAAAGCAAGCCGCACCAAAGCTCGTGCCACGGCAAAAGCTTCAAAAAGCTAG